The sequence GGTGCCAGTGCTTATTTGACAAAACCCTATACTCGCGAGCAGTTACTTAATACGATTCAATCAGTTTTTGCATAATTTTTAGATACCGGAAATCAGTTTTTATTACATATGAATGCATCTAATATCAAGCTACTAACCCAACCACAAAAAAACTTGGGCGATGGCTATCTTCAATTTGAGTTAAATCAAAATACTGCTGCTGTTTTGCTGGTAAACTTTATTCAAGAAGTAGCTGTATTACCTTTAGAAGCAATAACTTCGATTCCTAATACATCTGAGCCAATTTTGGGATTGATGAGTTGGCGAAATCGAATTATTTGGGTTGTTGATTTACCAAATATATTGGGTTTTGAATCGCAATTCTATAGAATGGGGCAGTGCAATATTATTGTGATTAGCCATCAAAAAGAAACTATCGGTTTAATGGTGCCAGAAATCCGAGGTACTGTAAGATTTAACTCTGGAGCTATTCAACCTCCTGACAGTCAAGATAGTCATATAGTTCCTTATTTAAATGGATGTATTTGGCATGAGAATGAATTAAATTTACTTTTGAATATACAAGCTATTTTAAAATCTTCATTTCTTCACGTTAAGTAATCTTTAATTGCACTTGGTAAATTACAGTACTAGCGAATCTCTTAAATAAATTTCTCTGTTTTTCGTTCCTCATTCCCTAATACAAAGATATTTATGTTGCTATAACTGCCAATTTTATCTGCAATATCAAGAGTTACAAGCCAATAGCATACAAGCATCCTGCAAAAATATTTGAGATGGTAGAATGATGAAGAAGCTGAAACAGAATCAAAACCAAAGAACAAAAAAAAATAGCATTTCGGAAGCAGAAATATCAAATTTTCCTCAATATCTTAATAATCAAGCCAAGCAATCGCCAAATTCTTTTTTTCAACGAGTTAATTCAGTTTTAAATCGGACTAGTTTAAACGGTAAAGCTGTAATGCTGTCTCTGGCTATTTGCAGTTTACCCACAGTCGGGATTACAGCATTATCTTATCATTTGGGTAATAAAATTATTTCGCCTGAAGTTGTTAGCAATGCCGATAATAATTCTTTAGAGCAGGTAGAAGCATCCCAAAGACAGTTACTATTAATGTTGCAATTGGGTACTTTAGCTGCTGCTTTGCTTGCGGGTATCAGTGCTGCAACTCTTGCTCGCCGTTTAGTTATACCTATTTATGCTGCTAATTTGGCGGTTAAAAAATTAGCGAATGGTAATCTTAATAGCCGCATTCCCATCAAAGGTAAAGATGAGTTTGCAGCTTTAAGTCGAAATGTAAATTTAATTGTCGAACAATTACAAGAGCTACTCTTTGAAGAAAGAGTCGAAAGCGAACAAGCTAAATTACTATCAGATACTATTATTTCAACTTCTCAATCTCTTAACCGCGAAGATTTATTCAATCGAACTGTAAAAGAAGTCAGACAAACTT comes from Rivularia sp. PCC 7116 and encodes:
- a CDS encoding chemotaxis protein CheW; the protein is MNASNIKLLTQPQKNLGDGYLQFELNQNTAAVLLVNFIQEVAVLPLEAITSIPNTSEPILGLMSWRNRIIWVVDLPNILGFESQFYRMGQCNIIVISHQKETIGLMVPEIRGTVRFNSGAIQPPDSQDSHIVPYLNGCIWHENELNLLLNIQAILKSSFLHVK